Proteins from one Prosthecobacter sp. genomic window:
- a CDS encoding L,D-transpeptidase produces the protein MKAIRLTITAVGMLLLSQCELPQFPLFSSRFEVVRRPLLILPPFASQSSMYVWHGSGRPGPLSVNIDLSEQKAYLFKSGQNVGWTYVATGRSGFATPTGTFRIMEKIADKRSNRYGMIVDRHGNVVNSNATAGVSRIPPGGRFVGAQMPYWMRITGYGVGLHAGVIPRPGSPASHGCIRLPRDMAETIYQHAPVGSRVTIMR, from the coding sequence ATGAAAGCCATCCGCCTCACAATCACTGCTGTCGGTATGCTCTTGCTGAGCCAGTGCGAACTGCCGCAGTTTCCGCTGTTTTCCTCACGCTTTGAGGTCGTGAGACGTCCGCTGCTGATATTGCCGCCATTTGCCTCGCAGTCGTCGATGTATGTCTGGCATGGAAGCGGCAGGCCCGGGCCATTGAGCGTGAACATCGATCTCAGCGAGCAGAAGGCCTATCTGTTCAAAAGCGGCCAGAATGTCGGCTGGACGTATGTGGCGACGGGCCGCAGTGGCTTCGCGACTCCGACAGGCACTTTCCGCATCATGGAAAAAATCGCGGACAAACGCTCGAACCGCTATGGCATGATCGTGGATCGCCATGGCAACGTGGTGAACAGCAACGCGACGGCGGGCGTTTCACGCATTCCGCCAGGAGGCCGCTTCGTTGGAGCGCAGATGCCGTACTGGATGCGCATCACGGGCTACGGAGTCGGCTTGCATGCGGGGGTGATTCCCCGTCCTGGTTCCCCGGCCTCTCATGGTTGCATCCGCCTGCCGCGAGACATGGCGGAAACGATCTACCAGCATGCGCCCGTGGGTTCGCGGGTGACGATCATGCGGTGA
- a CDS encoding glycosyltransferase family 4 protein, whose product MASLSPSPPRALLHVFNRYLFKGGEEMIVDKIHTDLSTLHDMTWCRFDSAEWTGEQAPSPWRQATRLFYNQEARGRFESALDTSGAGAAVFHNVHPVGSPSLYHAAMKRGLPVVQFLHNFRPFSVGGTLHANGKLIPDALYGSHWREVRAGAWQNSVVKSALFAVMLKALQHSGWLKSVKAWIAVSDFMRQKLVAAGALPAQRVHTLRHAWNALPQPPVVEDAGYYLFLGRLVETKGVIPLLDTWDALRAQFGKNTPLLHLAGEGPLDDAVQQRVRTNPYIGQLGHISGETKREALRRCRAVIVPSTWWEPLGLVVYEAYDFGKPVLAAKTGGLGEIVQHGVTGLQHEPGDVPGLVNDVLAMEATPGTARLVIGRAGRQWLLREASTQAWLKRFEEILAEAVEGS is encoded by the coding sequence ATGGCATCCCTTTCCCCCAGCCCACCCCGCGCCCTGCTGCATGTCTTCAACCGCTACCTCTTCAAAGGTGGCGAGGAGATGATCGTGGACAAAATCCACACCGACCTCTCCACCCTGCATGACATGACGTGGTGCCGGTTCGACAGCGCGGAGTGGACCGGCGAGCAGGCACCTTCACCATGGCGGCAGGCGACGCGGCTGTTTTACAATCAAGAGGCACGTGGTCGTTTTGAATCGGCTCTGGACACGAGCGGCGCAGGCGCGGCGGTTTTTCACAACGTCCACCCGGTCGGATCTCCCTCGCTGTATCATGCTGCTATGAAACGTGGACTGCCGGTGGTGCAGTTTCTGCATAACTTCCGGCCATTCTCCGTCGGCGGCACGCTGCATGCCAATGGCAAGCTGATACCCGACGCGCTCTACGGCAGTCATTGGAGGGAAGTGCGCGCCGGAGCGTGGCAGAACTCCGTCGTCAAGAGCGCCTTGTTTGCCGTGATGCTGAAGGCTCTGCAACACAGCGGCTGGCTGAAAAGCGTGAAGGCCTGGATTGCGGTGTCGGATTTCATGCGGCAGAAGCTCGTCGCCGCCGGAGCGCTGCCTGCGCAGCGTGTGCATACGCTGCGTCATGCCTGGAATGCCCTGCCGCAGCCGCCTGTGGTCGAAGACGCGGGCTACTACCTGTTTCTCGGGCGGCTGGTCGAAACCAAGGGCGTCATCCCGCTGCTCGACACGTGGGACGCGCTGCGTGCGCAGTTCGGCAAAAACACGCCGCTGCTGCATCTCGCGGGTGAAGGCCCGCTCGATGACGCCGTGCAGCAACGCGTGCGCACGAACCCCTACATCGGCCAGCTCGGCCACATTTCTGGCGAAACAAAACGCGAGGCCTTGCGGCGCTGCCGGGCGGTCATTGTGCCCTCCACGTGGTGGGAGCCGCTGGGGCTCGTGGTGTACGAGGCGTATGACTTTGGCAAACCCGTGCTCGCCGCCAAAACAGGAGGCCTGGGGGAGATCGTGCAGCATGGCGTCACCGGTTTGCAGCACGAGCCGGGCGATGTGCCCGGCCTCGTGAATGATGTGCTGGCGATGGAAGCCACGCCGGGCACCGCACGCCTCGTCATCGGCCGTGCCGGACGCCAGTGGCTGCTGCGTGAAGCAAGCACGCAGGCATGGCTGAAGCGCTTTGAGGAGATTCTGGCAGAGGCGGTGGAGGGAAGTTGA
- the carB gene encoding carbamoyl-phosphate synthase large subunit, whose translation MPKDTTIKTILVIGSGPIVIGQGCEFDYSGVQACKALREEGYQVVLINSNPATIMTDPEFAYRTYIEPINPEIVEKIIMIEKPDALLPTLGGQTALNCAMSLWNAGTLTKHGVRMIGANAEAIEKGEDRLKFKNAMLKIGLDLPQSGVAHTIEEARAIAEQIGTMPLIIRPAYTLGGTGGGIAYNKEEFETITASGLDLSPVTEVLIEESLLGWKEFEMEVIRDKADNCVIICSIENLDPMGVHTGDSITVAPIQTLTDREYQIMRDFSFACIREIGVETGGSNIQFAVHPDTGRMIVIEMNPRVSRSSALASKATGFPIAKIAAKLAVGYTLDELKNDITRHTPAAFEPTIDYVVTKIPRFTFEKFPGANETLTTQMKSVGEAMAIGRTFKESLQKALRSLEIKRFGLIGDGADKEVDDETLTTKLTVPNAERIFFLGQAFAKGWDVEKVFSLTKIDRWFLRQIEEIVVESSMIYREESNFACHGDAEMMAANPAFGTHKDECAASVRRIKKLGFSDRQIAAQTEVSESTVRAARKALGIIPTYRLVDTCAAEFEAFTPYYYSTYGIEDEVRDNDRKKVMILGGGPNRIGQGIEFDYCCVHASFALRELGYETIMVNSNPETVSTDYDTSDKLYFEPLTLEDVLNIYERENRHDQVLGVIVQFGGQTPLNLAKGLEENGVRIIGTSPKNIELAEDRKMFAKLLDDLGLHQAESGTATSLEEALAITARIGYPSLVRPSFVLGGRAMQIVYSDAELTHYMKNAVEATPDRPVLVDRFLEDATEVDVDCISDGETTVIGAIMEHIEEAGIHSGDSACVIPPFSLSNSMQDRIRDAAKKLAKALNVRGLMNMQLAVKGDDLYVIEVNPRASRTAPFVSKAIGVPLPKLAAKIMAGKTLKELGFTEEVIPKHHSVKEAVFPFSKFTGVDIILGPEMKSTGEVMGIDYDLGMAFAKSQMAAGGTLPTKGNVFISVKETDRPNVVRIAKGYADLGFTLYATSGTGSVISEAGIPVNILPKLASGQRPNVIDLMKNKDMALVINTPSGKNPREDEVKIRTAAMQNRIPIMTTLRGADAALRAIKSLQGSEVQVRALQEYHK comes from the coding sequence ATGCCCAAAGACACCACCATCAAAACCATCCTCGTCATCGGTTCCGGCCCCATCGTCATCGGCCAGGGCTGTGAGTTCGACTACTCCGGCGTCCAGGCCTGCAAGGCTCTGCGTGAGGAAGGCTATCAGGTGGTGCTCATCAATTCCAATCCGGCCACCATCATGACGGACCCGGAGTTCGCGTATCGGACCTACATCGAGCCGATCAATCCCGAGATCGTCGAGAAGATCATCATGATCGAGAAGCCAGATGCGCTGCTGCCGACGCTCGGCGGCCAGACGGCGCTGAATTGCGCCATGTCGCTGTGGAATGCTGGCACGCTGACCAAACATGGCGTGCGCATGATTGGCGCGAATGCGGAGGCCATCGAGAAAGGTGAGGACCGGCTCAAGTTCAAGAACGCCATGCTCAAGATCGGCCTCGACCTGCCGCAGTCCGGCGTGGCTCACACGATTGAAGAAGCCCGCGCCATTGCGGAGCAGATCGGCACCATGCCTCTCATCATCCGCCCCGCCTACACGCTCGGCGGCACCGGCGGCGGCATCGCTTACAACAAGGAGGAGTTTGAAACCATCACGGCCAGCGGACTCGATCTCTCGCCCGTGACGGAAGTGCTCATCGAGGAGTCGTTGCTCGGCTGGAAGGAGTTCGAGATGGAGGTCATCCGCGACAAGGCGGACAACTGCGTCATCATCTGCTCCATCGAGAATCTCGACCCCATGGGCGTGCACACCGGCGACTCGATCACCGTGGCACCGATCCAGACGCTCACGGATCGCGAATACCAAATCATGCGCGACTTTTCCTTCGCCTGCATCCGCGAGATCGGTGTGGAGACGGGTGGATCAAACATCCAGTTCGCAGTGCATCCCGACACGGGCCGCATGATCGTCATCGAGATGAATCCGCGCGTCAGCCGCAGCTCCGCGCTCGCGTCGAAGGCCACCGGATTCCCCATCGCGAAGATCGCCGCCAAGCTCGCCGTCGGCTACACGCTCGACGAGTTGAAGAACGACATCACGCGCCACACGCCCGCCGCATTCGAGCCCACCATCGACTACGTCGTCACCAAGATCCCGCGTTTCACCTTCGAGAAATTCCCCGGTGCCAATGAAACGCTCACCACGCAGATGAAATCCGTCGGCGAGGCCATGGCCATCGGCCGCACTTTCAAAGAGAGCCTGCAAAAGGCCCTGCGCAGCCTGGAGATCAAACGCTTCGGCCTCATCGGCGATGGTGCCGACAAGGAAGTCGATGACGAAACCCTCACCACCAAGCTCACGGTGCCAAACGCCGAGCGCATCTTCTTCCTCGGCCAGGCCTTCGCGAAGGGCTGGGATGTGGAGAAGGTCTTCTCGCTCACCAAGATTGATCGCTGGTTCTTGCGGCAGATTGAGGAGATTGTCGTCGAATCGTCCATGATCTATCGCGAAGAATCGAACTTCGCATGTCATGGTGATGCAGAAATGATGGCTGCGAATCCAGCCTTCGGAACTCACAAAGATGAATGCGCCGCAAGTGTTCGTCGCATTAAAAAGCTCGGATTCTCAGATCGTCAGATCGCCGCTCAAACAGAAGTGTCGGAATCAACTGTCCGCGCCGCACGCAAAGCTCTCGGCATCATCCCCACCTACCGCCTCGTGGACACCTGCGCCGCCGAGTTCGAGGCCTTCACGCCTTACTACTACTCCACCTACGGCATCGAGGACGAAGTGCGCGACAACGACCGCAAAAAAGTCATGATCCTCGGTGGCGGCCCGAACCGCATCGGCCAGGGCATCGAGTTCGACTACTGCTGCGTCCATGCCAGCTTCGCCCTGCGCGAGCTGGGCTACGAGACCATCATGGTCAACTCCAACCCCGAGACCGTCTCCACCGACTACGACACCTCCGACAAGCTCTACTTTGAGCCCCTCACCCTCGAAGACGTGCTCAACATCTACGAGCGCGAAAACCGCCACGACCAGGTGCTCGGCGTCATCGTCCAGTTCGGCGGCCAGACCCCGCTCAATCTCGCCAAAGGCCTCGAAGAAAACGGCGTCCGCATCATCGGCACCTCGCCGAAGAACATCGAACTCGCCGAAGACCGCAAGATGTTCGCCAAGCTGCTCGACGACCTCGGTTTGCACCAGGCCGAAAGCGGCACCGCCACCTCGTTGGAGGAGGCCCTCGCCATCACCGCGCGCATTGGTTACCCCAGCCTCGTGCGCCCCAGCTTCGTGCTCGGCGGCCGCGCCATGCAGATCGTCTATAGCGACGCCGAACTCACCCACTACATGAAGAACGCCGTCGAGGCCACGCCCGACCGCCCCGTGCTCGTGGACCGCTTCCTCGAAGACGCCACCGAGGTCGATGTCGATTGCATCAGCGACGGCGAGACCACCGTCATCGGGGCCATCATGGAGCACATCGAAGAAGCCGGCATCCACTCCGGCGACAGCGCCTGCGTCATCCCGCCCTTCAGCCTCAGCAACTCGATGCAGGACCGCATCCGCGACGCCGCCAAAAAGCTCGCCAAGGCCCTCAACGTCCGCGGTTTGATGAACATGCAGCTCGCCGTCAAAGGCGACGACTTGTATGTCATCGAAGTCAATCCCCGCGCCTCCCGCACCGCGCCCTTCGTCAGCAAAGCCATCGGCGTCCCACTGCCCAAACTCGCCGCCAAGATCATGGCCGGCAAAACCTTGAAGGAACTCGGTTTCACCGAAGAAGTCATTCCGAAGCATCACAGCGTCAAAGAAGCCGTCTTCCCCTTCAGCAAGTTCACCGGCGTGGACATCATCCTCGGCCCCGAGATGAAGAGCACCGGCGAAGTCATGGGCATCGACTACGACCTCGGCATGGCCTTCGCCAAGAGCCAGATGGCCGCCGGCGGCACCCTGCCCACCAAGGGCAACGTCTTCATCAGCGTCAAAGAAACCGACCGCCCCAACGTCGTCCGCATCGCCAAAGGCTACGCCGACCTCGGCTTCACCCTCTACGCCACCAGCGGCACCGGCAGCGTCATCAGCGAAGCCGGCATCCCCGTGAACATCCTCCCCAAACTCGCCAGCGGCCAGCGCCCCAACGTCATCGACCTGATGAAGAACAAGGACATGGCCCTCGTCATCAACACCCCCAGCGGCAAGAACCCGCGTGAGGATGAGGTGAAGATCCGCACCGCCGCCATGCAGAACCGCATCCCCATCATGACCACGCTGCGTGGAGCCGATGCCGCGCTGCGTGCGATCAAGTCACTGCAAGGCAGCGAGGTGCAGGTGCGGGCTTTGCAGGAGTATCACAAGTAA
- a CDS encoding transposase yields MKFFDPRGDIEKTAHKLPHWQQGEVAIFVTFRLADSLPRELLDDWLRAREAFLAANPPPWDDITEACYHGQFSDKLDEHLDVAHGSCVLRDLGLAQIVADRLHHFDGHHFDGQRYDLWSYVIMPNHVHVLFTLRDGESLPDTLQGWKGVSSRLIHKTGLSALNPFWQPDYFDRLIRSPEHFNTVKAYIRENPAKAGLKTGFVLWERS; encoded by the coding sequence ATGAAGTTCTTCGATCCGCGAGGGGACATCGAAAAGACGGCCCACAAGCTGCCCCATTGGCAGCAAGGCGAGGTGGCGATCTTCGTCACTTTCCGCCTCGCCGACTCGCTGCCGCGTGAACTTCTCGATGACTGGCTTCGCGCCCGCGAGGCCTTCCTCGCCGCGAATCCGCCGCCGTGGGACGACATCACCGAAGCCTGCTACCACGGCCAGTTCTCCGACAAGCTCGACGAACACCTCGACGTCGCGCACGGTTCCTGCGTCTTGCGTGATCTAGGCCTCGCCCAAATCGTCGCCGACCGCCTCCATCACTTCGACGGCCATCACTTCGACGGCCAACGCTACGACCTCTGGAGCTACGTCATCATGCCCAATCACGTCCACGTCCTCTTCACGCTCCGCGACGGCGAATCCCTCCCCGACACACTCCAAGGCTGGAAAGGCGTTTCGAGCCGTCTCATCCACAAAACCGGCCTCAGCGCCCTGAATCCCTTTTGGCAGCCCGATTACTTCGACCGCCTCATCCGCAGTCCCGAGCACTTCAACACCGTGAAGGCCTACATTCGCGAGAATCCGGCGAAAGCCGGTTTGAAGACGGGTTTTGTGCTTTGGGAGCGAAGCTGA
- a CDS encoding sugar phosphate isomerase/epimerase, which produces MISNPLSRRHFLGTALATATGLTLPRFASAAEKPNSVFNGVRIGCITYSYRSMAKTAEETLKALLDDGLSETELMGGPIQDFAGIKGKATDAEREQQLAKCRELRKMYNDAGVNIHIHKMGFGQSNEEIEFSFLVAKALGCTGVTTERNAILAARVAPFADKHKIWVGFHNHTNNLPEMDKFDSILDLGQYIGFNLDIGHYVAGTKGKSPIPVLEKYHSRITNLHLKDRTADGGNVAWGQGQTPIKEVLQLMKKEKWTFPAEIELEYKIPEGSDAVKEVAKCVQYCKEALA; this is translated from the coding sequence ATGATCTCAAACCCACTCTCCCGCCGCCATTTCCTCGGCACAGCTCTCGCCACCGCCACTGGCCTCACCCTTCCTCGATTCGCTTCGGCTGCGGAGAAGCCGAACTCCGTTTTCAACGGCGTGCGCATCGGCTGCATCACCTACAGCTACCGCAGCATGGCGAAGACGGCGGAGGAGACGCTGAAGGCGTTGCTTGATGACGGCCTCAGCGAGACGGAACTCATGGGCGGACCGATCCAGGACTTCGCCGGCATCAAAGGCAAGGCCACGGACGCGGAGCGTGAGCAGCAGCTCGCAAAGTGCCGTGAACTTAGGAAGATGTACAACGACGCGGGCGTGAACATTCACATCCACAAGATGGGCTTCGGTCAGTCGAATGAGGAGATCGAGTTCAGCTTCCTCGTGGCCAAGGCGCTGGGCTGCACCGGCGTCACCACCGAGCGCAATGCCATCCTTGCCGCGCGTGTCGCGCCGTTTGCGGACAAGCACAAGATCTGGGTCGGCTTTCACAACCACACGAACAACCTGCCAGAGATGGACAAGTTCGACTCCATCCTGGACCTCGGCCAATACATCGGTTTCAACCTCGACATCGGCCACTACGTCGCCGGGACGAAGGGCAAGTCGCCGATTCCCGTGCTGGAGAAGTATCACAGCCGCATCACGAACCTCCACCTCAAGGACCGCACTGCCGACGGCGGCAACGTGGCCTGGGGCCAAGGCCAGACACCGATCAAGGAAGTGCTGCAGTTGATGAAGAAAGAGAAGTGGACCTTCCCAGCCGAGATCGAGCTCGAATACAAGATCCCCGAAGGCTCCGACGCCGTGAAGGAAGTGGCGAAGTGCGTGCAGTATTGCAAAGAGGCGCTGGCGTGA
- a CDS encoding hypothetical protein (catalyzes the formation of N-carbamoyl-L-aspartate from (S)-dihydroorotate in pyrimidine biosynthesis) has product MTLTLPKWFDLHTHFRQGPAMASYVKAHLDMGCAGALAMPNTQPPVSRVSGAAQSDGWSIESYSAELRAAGAEAFEQLIVPLYLTRQTTAAMIREGAASGLLRACKYYPPHGTTNSEHGMPMDDLIGGEVFRAMEECGIVLCIHGEQHALTGPDYIDAQQNAETRFYTERMPRLLAAYPKLRIVCEHITTRTAAEFVAAAPEHFGATITPQHLLYTLGHLIQGLKYHLYCLPIVKFQDDRAALRQAVTTAGQTKFFAGTDSAPHTTKATACGCAAGCFTGGCAPQLYAMAFEEAGVDLGTSEGQALFERFLCLNGPVFYGFPASSQCFQMEKTPSQTPILETPAGPVTPLPLGMSIELTWRIVA; this is encoded by the coding sequence ATGACCCTCACGCTTCCCAAGTGGTTCGACCTTCACACGCATTTCCGCCAAGGCCCGGCGATGGCTTCGTATGTCAAAGCGCATCTCGACATGGGCTGTGCAGGCGCTTTGGCGATGCCGAATACGCAGCCGCCAGTGTCGCGGGTCTCGGGTGCGGCTCAAAGCGATGGCTGGAGCATCGAGAGCTACTCGGCGGAGCTGCGTGCGGCGGGGGCGGAGGCCTTTGAGCAGCTCATCGTCCCGCTTTACCTCACGCGGCAGACCACGGCGGCGATGATTCGCGAAGGCGCAGCATCGGGCCTGCTACGCGCCTGCAAATACTACCCGCCGCATGGCACCACTAACTCGGAGCATGGCATGCCGATGGATGACCTCATCGGTGGCGAGGTATTCCGCGCCATGGAGGAGTGCGGCATCGTTCTCTGCATTCATGGCGAGCAGCACGCACTGACCGGGCCGGACTACATCGACGCACAGCAGAATGCGGAGACGCGGTTCTACACGGAGCGGATGCCGCGACTGCTCGCAGCGTATCCGAAATTGCGCATCGTGTGCGAGCACATCACCACGCGCACGGCGGCGGAGTTTGTGGCGGCGGCACCGGAGCATTTCGGGGCCACGATCACCCCGCAGCACCTGCTTTATACGCTAGGGCATCTGATTCAGGGGCTGAAGTATCACCTCTACTGCCTGCCCATCGTGAAGTTCCAAGATGATCGCGCCGCGCTGCGACAAGCGGTGACGACCGCAGGCCAAACCAAGTTCTTCGCCGGCACGGACAGCGCTCCGCACACGACGAAGGCGACGGCCTGTGGCTGCGCAGCCGGTTGCTTCACCGGCGGCTGTGCTCCTCAGCTTTATGCGATGGCCTTTGAAGAAGCAGGCGTCGATCTAGGCACCAGCGAAGGCCAGGCCCTCTTCGAGCGCTTTCTCTGCCTCAACGGCCCCGTTTTCTATGGCTTCCCGGCATCATCACAGTGTTTCCAGATGGAAAAGACGCCTTCACAAACGCCGATCCTTGAAACACCCGCAGGCCCCGTAACACCACTACCGCTGGGCATGAGCATCGAGCTGACATGGCGTATAGTCGCGTGA
- the tsaA gene encoding tRNA (N6-threonylcarbamoyladenosine(37)-N6)-methyltransferase TrmO: MPSLNVIATLRTCYTDKFGVPRQSGLVPSAWGVIEFEPAYRRIEAVRGIEEFSHLWLITQFHLVNDEPTSLTVRPPKLGGNEKRGVFATRSPFRPNRLTLSVVKLDRVELEGDLAPRLLVSGVDLVDGTPIFDIKPYVRYADSIPEAHSGFADTPPPQVPVIWECVSLAPDDVRVIIVQSLAQQPQPAYHDDSDREYATEIAGWRVKWAATTDGARVKSCERVA, from the coding sequence ATGCCATCACTGAACGTCATCGCCACGTTGCGCACCTGCTACACCGACAAGTTCGGCGTACCGCGGCAGTCCGGGCTGGTGCCGAGTGCGTGGGGTGTGATCGAGTTTGAGCCGGCGTATCGGCGCATCGAAGCAGTGCGTGGCATTGAAGAGTTCAGCCACCTCTGGCTCATCACGCAGTTTCATCTGGTGAACGACGAGCCGACCTCACTCACCGTGCGCCCACCGAAACTCGGTGGGAACGAGAAACGCGGCGTGTTTGCCACACGTTCGCCGTTCCGACCAAACCGACTGACCTTGAGTGTGGTGAAGCTGGATCGCGTGGAACTGGAAGGCGACCTGGCACCGCGATTGTTAGTGTCCGGCGTCGATCTGGTCGATGGGACACCCATTTTCGACATCAAACCGTATGTGCGTTATGCGGATTCGATTCCCGAGGCCCACAGCGGCTTCGCGGACACTCCACCGCCACAGGTTCCGGTGATCTGGGAGTGTGTAAGCCTCGCACCTGACGACGTACGGGTGATCATCGTCCAATCCCTCGCTCAGCAGCCGCAACCGGCTTACCATGACGATTCAGATCGTGAATATGCGACGGAGATCGCGGGCTGGCGGGTGAAGTGGGCTGCGACCACCGATGGCGCGAGAGTGAAGAGTTGCGAACGGGTGGCATGA
- a CDS encoding DUF1592 domain-containing protein, with the protein MGTVFSIPQFMAAEAQTPAQALFAQHCEKCHSGTKPKGRFAVASLSDDFTDKKNREHWLAVLEQLKNGEMPPKEKPRPPEKELHSVMEWISTRSASAENARRETEGRVVMRRLNRAEYANTVRDLLGVEVDLSDLLPPDTSTNGFDNNAELLHTSSYLMRSYLDAADRVLDEAIANEPQPWILKKRFDIREERSVKAKGSVYRHIPDGVAIFAAWESANIRVTMWNFRSHVRGKYRFRISGYGFQSEGKPITFRVTAGTLKEVTEEHLINYFAVPADKPTVIEFTEQLEPENRIRILATGLPALPPAVEKVGADKYKGPGLVIQWVDVEGPLLESWPPPSHKAIFGDLKQERVAPERFEVVSQQPMVDAERILREFARRAFRRNVTDDDIKPFLARVKSRLEQGYTFEQAMRVGLKGVLVSPDFLFLREKGPKLDDFALASRLSYFLWSSMPDETLLKLAAANKLHEAEVLRAQVERLLNDPKAKAFNTNFTGQWLSLRAIDATLPDRTLYPEYDDILKTAMIKETSLFFDEVLKNDLPLTNFVSSDLTFLNARLAKHYGIPGIEGMEMRKVALPPGSHRGGLLTMGSILKVTANGTTTSPIIRGSWVLERILGTPPPKPPADVEAIEPDIRGATTIREQLAKHRKVESCATCHSKIDPPGFALESFDVIGGWRDHYRALTNGGEKDAQGRRVRPGPAVDPGDALPDGRRFQNIVEYKRLILEDKDQLARNLAEKLLAYGTGAAPTHADKPQIETIVTRLRDKNYGFKALIHEVAQSPLFQSK; encoded by the coding sequence ATGGGAACCGTTTTCAGCATCCCGCAGTTCATGGCGGCGGAGGCGCAGACTCCCGCGCAGGCTTTGTTTGCCCAACATTGCGAGAAGTGCCACTCCGGTACGAAACCCAAAGGCCGTTTTGCCGTCGCAAGTCTGTCGGACGATTTCACCGACAAGAAGAACCGCGAGCATTGGCTGGCCGTGCTGGAGCAGCTCAAGAATGGTGAGATGCCGCCGAAGGAGAAACCACGCCCACCTGAAAAGGAACTGCACAGCGTGATGGAGTGGATCAGCACGCGCTCGGCATCGGCGGAGAACGCCCGGCGTGAAACTGAGGGGCGTGTGGTGATGCGGCGGCTGAATCGGGCCGAGTATGCGAACACGGTGCGCGATCTGCTCGGCGTGGAGGTTGATTTGTCCGATCTGCTGCCGCCGGACACCTCGACGAACGGTTTCGATAACAACGCCGAGCTGCTGCACACCTCGTCGTATCTCATGCGCAGCTACCTCGATGCGGCGGATCGCGTCCTCGATGAGGCCATCGCGAACGAGCCGCAGCCGTGGATCTTGAAGAAGCGTTTCGACATCAGGGAGGAACGCTCCGTGAAAGCCAAGGGCAGTGTTTACCGGCACATCCCCGATGGCGTCGCCATCTTCGCGGCGTGGGAGTCGGCGAACATCCGCGTCACGATGTGGAACTTCCGCAGCCATGTGCGCGGCAAGTATCGCTTCCGCATCTCCGGCTACGGCTTTCAGAGCGAGGGCAAGCCCATTACCTTCCGCGTCACCGCTGGCACGCTCAAAGAAGTGACCGAGGAGCATCTCATCAACTACTTCGCCGTGCCTGCCGACAAACCGACGGTGATCGAGTTCACCGAGCAACTGGAACCCGAGAACCGCATCCGCATCCTTGCCACAGGCCTGCCGGCGCTGCCACCGGCGGTGGAGAAAGTCGGTGCCGACAAATACAAGGGGCCGGGACTCGTTATCCAGTGGGTCGATGTCGAAGGGCCGCTGCTGGAGTCCTGGCCACCGCCGAGTCACAAGGCGATCTTTGGCGACCTGAAACAAGAGCGCGTCGCACCCGAACGCTTCGAAGTCGTCTCGCAGCAGCCGATGGTCGATGCCGAGCGCATCCTGCGCGAGTTCGCACGACGGGCGTTTCGTCGCAACGTGACCGATGACGACATCAAGCCCTTCCTCGCTCGCGTGAAATCCAGGCTGGAACAAGGCTACACCTTCGAGCAAGCCATGCGTGTCGGTCTCAAAGGCGTGCTGGTTTCGCCCGATTTCCTCTTCCTCCGTGAGAAAGGGCCCAAGCTCGATGACTTCGCACTCGCCAGCCGCCTCTCGTATTTCCTGTGGAGTTCGATGCCCGACGAGACGCTCTTGAAGCTCGCTGCAGCGAACAAGCTTCACGAAGCGGAGGTGTTGCGCGCACAAGTCGAGCGCCTGCTGAACGATCCCAAGGCCAAGGCATTCAACACAAACTTCACCGGCCAATGGCTCAGCCTCCGCGCCATCGACGCCACCTTGCCTGATCGCACGCTCTACCCCGAGTATGACGACATCCTCAAGACGGCGATGATCAAAGAGACCTCGCTGTTCTTCGACGAAGTGTTGAAGAATGACCTGCCGCTCACGAACTTTGTCAGTTCCGACCTCACCTTCCTCAATGCCCGCCTCGCGAAGCATTACGGCATCCCCGGCATCGAAGGCATGGAAATGCGCAAGGTCGCGCTGCCTCCAGGCAGTCATCGTGGTGGGCTGCTCACGATGGGGAGCATCTTGAAGGTCACCGCCAACGGCACCACCACCTCGCCGATCATTCGCGGCTCCTGGGTGTTGGAGCGCATCCTCGGCACGCCACCGCCGAAACCGCCTGCAGACGTGGAAGCCATCGAGCCCGACATTCGTGGTGCCACCACGATTCGTGAGCAACTCGCGAAGCATCGCAAGGTCGAAAGCTGCGCCACCTGCCACAGCAAGATCGATCCGCCCGGCTTCGCGCTCGAGAGCTTCGACGTCATCGGCGGTTGGCGCGATCACTACCGGGCCCTCACCAACGGCGGCGAAAAAGATGCTCAAGGTCGTCGGGTTCGCCCTGGCCCTGCGGTGGACCCCGGCGATGCTCTGCCCGACGGACGACGTTTCCAAAACATCGTCGAATACAAGAGGCTCATCCTCGAAGACAAAGACCAGCTCGCCCGCAACCTCGCCGAAAAGCTCCTCGCCTACGGCACTGGCGCAGCACCGACACACGCTGACAAGCCGCAGATCGAGACCATCGTCACCCGGCTCCGCGACAAGAACTACGGCTTCAAAGCGTTGATCCACGAGGTCGCGCAGAGCCCCCTGTTTCAGAGCAAGTAG